Proteins encoded within one genomic window of Aurantiacibacter spongiae:
- a CDS encoding LacI family DNA-binding transcriptional regulator, with protein sequence MVTIRQVAKEAGVSVATASRALNGMENVTRSTREKIEAAAARLNYVPHSGARNLTRRRTDTIGVILPDLFGEFFSELIRGIDRAVHAEGKTLLLGNMHGSQQETTQAIRAMRGRVDGLVIMPPNSVAETLHTEPLGAFPMVVLNAVPGGGELPSVSVDSRAGAEMVVQHLIERGARRIVHISGPATNHDAIERETAFRNVVCRELDNADPIVLTGDFCEGSGEAAISRLLESGERFDAVFAGNDVMAVEAMASLRDAGYAIGSEMLVAGFDDIPLSRYVSPGLTTVHSEIPRLGELAAHKLLALIEGSLASEGQATVIRPRLAIRGSTAGLAPPRS encoded by the coding sequence ATGGTAACGATCCGGCAAGTCGCCAAGGAAGCCGGCGTATCCGTAGCCACTGCCTCGCGCGCTCTGAACGGCATGGAAAACGTCACGCGGTCCACGCGCGAGAAGATCGAGGCGGCCGCCGCGCGTTTGAATTATGTCCCACATAGCGGGGCGCGCAATCTGACTAGGCGCCGAACCGACACGATCGGGGTCATCCTGCCGGACCTTTTCGGCGAATTCTTCTCGGAACTCATCCGCGGGATCGACAGGGCCGTCCATGCTGAGGGCAAGACGCTGCTGCTCGGCAACATGCACGGTAGCCAGCAGGAAACGACGCAGGCCATCAGGGCCATGCGCGGCCGTGTTGACGGGCTTGTCATCATGCCGCCCAATTCCGTAGCGGAGACACTCCACACAGAACCGCTCGGCGCCTTCCCGATGGTCGTCCTCAACGCCGTTCCGGGGGGCGGGGAGCTGCCCTCCGTCAGCGTCGACAGCAGGGCGGGGGCGGAAATGGTCGTCCAGCACCTGATAGAGCGGGGCGCGCGCAGGATAGTCCATATCTCCGGCCCTGCGACCAATCACGACGCGATAGAGCGCGAGACGGCGTTCCGGAACGTCGTCTGCAGGGAACTGGACAATGCCGATCCGATCGTGCTGACGGGCGATTTCTGCGAGGGTTCGGGCGAAGCGGCTATTTCCCGCCTTCTCGAATCCGGCGAACGGTTCGATGCGGTGTTCGCCGGGAACGACGTGATGGCCGTGGAGGCGATGGCGAGCTTGCGCGATGCCGGCTACGCTATCGGCAGCGAGATGCTCGTCGCGGGCTTCGACGACATTCCGCTCAGCCGCTACGTTTCGCCTGGCCTGACGACCGTTCACTCGGAAATACCGCGGCTCGGAGAACTGGCGGCCCACAAGCTGCTCGCCCTGATAGAAGGATCGCTTGCCAGCGAAGGGCAGGCCACGGTGATCCGCCCGAGACTCGCCATCCGCGGATCGACCGCCGGCCTGGCGCCGCCGCGCAGCTAG